In Rattus norvegicus strain BN/NHsdMcwi chromosome 3, GRCr8, whole genome shotgun sequence, a genomic segment contains:
- the Spaca9 gene encoding sperm acrosome-associated protein 9 isoform 2 (isoform 2 is encoded by transcript variant 2), which yields MNEVKESLRSIEQKYKLFQQQQFTFIAALEHCRENAHDKIRPISSIEQVQSYMEHYCNNSTDRRILLMFMDICSELNKLCQHFEALHSGTPVTNSLLEKCKTLVSQSNDLSILRAKYPHDVVNHLSCDEARNHYGGVVSLIPIVLDLMKEWIAHSEKLPRKVLQHGTT from the exons ATGAATGAGGTGAAAGAGTCCCTCCGCAGCATCGAGCAGAAGTACAAACTCTTTCAGCAGCAACAGTTCACCTTCATTGCTGCTCTGGAGCACTGCCGGGAGAATGCCCACGACAAAATCCGGCCCATCTCCAGTATCGAGCAG GTGCAGAGCTACATGGAACATTACTGCAATAACTCCACCGACCGGCGGATTCTGCTCATGTTCATGGACATCTGCTCGGAGCTCAACAAACTGTGCCAGCACTTTGAGGCCTTGCACTCCGGCACCCCTGTCACCAACAGCCTTCTCGAGAAATGCAAAACCCTGGTTAGCCAGAGCAATGACTTGAGCATCCTCAGAGCAAA GTACCCGCATGATGTGGTGAACCACCTCAGCTGTGATGAGGCCAGGAACCACTATGGAGGTGTGGTCAGCCTCATCCCCATAGTCCTGGACCTAATGAAAGAGTGGATCGCTCATTCCGAGAAGCTGCCTCGCAAAGTGCTGCAGCAT GGGACGACTTAG
- the Spaca9 gene encoding sperm acrosome-associated protein 9 isoform 1 (isoform 1 is encoded by transcript variant 1): MNEVKESLRSIEQKYKLFQQQQFTFIAALEHCRENAHDKIRPISSIEQVQSYMEHYCNNSTDRRILLMFMDICSELNKLCQHFEALHSGTPVTNSLLEKCKTLVSQSNDLSILRAKYPHDVVNHLSCDEARNHYGGVVSLIPIVLDLMKEWIAHSEKLPRKVLQHVSEILGNLATPAPAATSPAQTTVTQKWLGKHKYRQLAKESLKPSSKNKASLKPPWRPPGGKL, translated from the exons ATGAATGAGGTGAAAGAGTCCCTCCGCAGCATCGAGCAGAAGTACAAACTCTTTCAGCAGCAACAGTTCACCTTCATTGCTGCTCTGGAGCACTGCCGGGAGAATGCCCACGACAAAATCCGGCCCATCTCCAGTATCGAGCAG GTGCAGAGCTACATGGAACATTACTGCAATAACTCCACCGACCGGCGGATTCTGCTCATGTTCATGGACATCTGCTCGGAGCTCAACAAACTGTGCCAGCACTTTGAGGCCTTGCACTCCGGCACCCCTGTCACCAACAGCCTTCTCGAGAAATGCAAAACCCTGGTTAGCCAGAGCAATGACTTGAGCATCCTCAGAGCAAA GTACCCGCATGATGTGGTGAACCACCTCAGCTGTGATGAGGCCAGGAACCACTATGGAGGTGTGGTCAGCCTCATCCCCATAGTCCTGGACCTAATGAAAGAGTGGATCGCTCATTCCGAGAAGCTGCCTCGCAAAGTGCTGCAGCATGTGAGTGAGATCCTGGGTAACCTGGCAACTCCAGCACCAGCCGCCACCAGCCCTGCCCAGACCACGGTTACCCAGAAGTGGTTAGGAAAACACAAGTATAGGCAGCTTGCAAAAGAGAGCCTCAAACCTAGTTCGAAGAACAAAGCCTCCCTGAAACCTCCCTGGAGGCCGCCTGGTGGGAAACTGTAA